A genomic stretch from bacterium includes:
- a CDS encoding PilC/PilY family type IV pilus protein, translating into MLNKKFLLLIMLFTAGSLLAQMEGEPCNVPPFLAQKVTPNILIIMDNSGSMGGPAYWEDYNPNRRYYGYFDPDKVYEYDGNAWVPVNNSADYYTYWPGNVLNWAVMSRMSVLKKVLVGGKAEARSPRGFAHTLLCESRYSWTRYATLNGRTYAFYVVGGSPSSLKIYWLEGGDWDRILSAQNRVEIDSTFSRGVIQKLGDKDMDGRWDDDAPRFWLINFNAKGNGRELDSLGRIVYTGSDNDGGFVSSYYQDNSSMSDFVNAVRNTDPETWTPLAECLLETVAYFQQNPQPYFYNNDYKTGTQWDPMGDPRYWCRKSFVLLLTDGEATRDKDPVLQQVIGDYDRDGLEPNFTDSQIDPYSGHYLDDAALYMHVNDLRPNIPGTQNLTLYSVFVFGRGHSLLAEASKDGGFIDYNGNNRPDLQKEWDANNDGVPDTYYEAENGEDIERAIEAAILDIMRRVSSATAASVISQTQRGEGTMYQAFFQPSYFTSGGELTWIGEVGAYFVDKNGNLREDTDQDGKLDSTDYIIKFKVEGNETKAERYAVSNDMSYRVDEVDIWDVNFLWRAGKGLLDKQAGYRNIKAIIPSGSGYSLVDFTTSQRSKFQSYLGVSGTVNFIDSLINYVRGVDYQNPYWRYRTFEPGKVWKLGDIVYSTPTYVGKPTERYDLIYDDLSYREFYSQKKDRRNILLVGANDGMLHAFNAGIFDTLNRKVGGLGKPLGDELWAVIPMNLLPHLKWLRDPQYCHVYYVDLKPKVTDVRIFSNDRDHPEGWGTVAIVGMRFGGTPITISSGTFTSSYFALDISNPDNPAVLWEFTDPDLGYTISYPSVLKVVEGEEEKWFVVFGSGTNTTPTGHTSTKHAYFYVLDLKSGQMLRKIEIPYPNNQTLGAFCGNPISVDVKLDYSVDVVYLPVTYIEKSGNTTIDKGALYRIVINNSIDPLDWQLSMAFQLDAPLTSGAAASMDEYGNLWVFFGSGKYFTDADETDTRTNYFVGFKDNYWNGGWNSQTSPSYTLSNLLDATNIKVKIDTSGAATVENIPGMGNLSFQAFVDSVNLKYKGWYVKLLNGEKSLNFPLVLGGAVLFTTYRVNPDPCGFGGEGWLYVLFYKTGTAYSNAPLGLTEQREAITKEKVEGMPASPAVQIGSREEATAFVQTSTGEVVQIQTELPFSPKSGARIWRPANF; encoded by the coding sequence ATGTTAAATAAAAAGTTTTTGCTATTGATAATGTTGTTTACGGCAGGTAGCCTTCTGGCACAGATGGAAGGGGAACCATGTAATGTCCCCCCCTTCCTTGCCCAGAAGGTTACCCCTAATATATTGATTATCATGGATAATTCAGGTTCGATGGGTGGTCCTGCATATTGGGAAGATTATAACCCCAATAGGAGGTATTATGGGTATTTTGACCCCGACAAAGTGTACGAGTATGATGGAAACGCTTGGGTTCCTGTAAATAACTCGGCGGACTACTACACTTATTGGCCTGGGAATGTTCTCAACTGGGCCGTGATGTCAAGGATGAGCGTTCTTAAAAAAGTGCTCGTTGGCGGAAAGGCAGAAGCAAGAAGTCCAAGAGGGTTTGCCCATACTCTTTTATGTGAGTCGAGATATTCGTGGACTAGGTACGCGACGCTCAACGGTAGGACGTACGCATTTTATGTTGTAGGGGGATCTCCCAGTAGTTTAAAGATCTATTGGTTAGAGGGGGGGGATTGGGATCGAATTCTCTCCGCACAAAACAGGGTAGAAATTGACTCTACTTTTTCTCGTGGGGTGATTCAGAAACTTGGTGACAAAGATATGGATGGCAGGTGGGACGATGATGCTCCGAGATTCTGGTTAATTAATTTCAATGCCAAAGGAAACGGTAGAGAATTGGACAGTCTGGGAAGGATTGTTTACACTGGATCGGATAACGACGGTGGGTTTGTATCCAGTTATTATCAGGATAATTCATCTATGAGTGACTTCGTTAATGCAGTTCGAAATACTGATCCTGAAACATGGACTCCCTTAGCAGAGTGTTTGCTTGAAACGGTTGCATATTTTCAGCAAAATCCGCAACCTTATTTTTATAACAACGATTATAAGACTGGAACCCAATGGGACCCTATGGGTGACCCGCGCTATTGGTGCAGAAAGAGTTTCGTTCTCCTTTTGACCGATGGTGAGGCCACGAGGGATAAAGACCCAGTTCTTCAACAAGTTATTGGAGATTATGACCGTGATGGACTTGAACCGAACTTTACCGATTCGCAAATAGATCCATATAGTGGTCATTATCTTGACGATGCTGCGTTGTACATGCACGTGAATGATTTGCGGCCTAATATTCCAGGAACTCAGAATCTAACCCTTTACAGCGTTTTTGTCTTTGGGAGAGGCCACTCACTTCTCGCTGAAGCCAGCAAAGATGGTGGTTTCATAGATTACAACGGAAATAATAGGCCTGACCTTCAAAAAGAGTGGGATGCGAACAATGATGGCGTTCCGGACACCTACTATGAGGCTGAAAATGGTGAAGATATTGAAAGGGCTATAGAAGCTGCCATTCTGGATATTATGAGGAGAGTTAGTTCCGCTACCGCAGCGAGTGTTATTTCGCAGACCCAGAGGGGCGAAGGAACAATGTATCAGGCTTTCTTCCAACCATCTTACTTCACTTCTGGTGGGGAATTAACCTGGATCGGTGAAGTTGGTGCCTATTTTGTTGATAAAAATGGTAACTTGAGGGAAGATACGGATCAGGATGGAAAGCTTGATAGCACTGATTATATAATTAAATTTAAAGTGGAAGGAAATGAGACGAAAGCTGAAAGGTATGCGGTTTCCAACGATATGTCTTATAGAGTTGATGAGGTGGACATCTGGGATGTAAACTTCCTGTGGAGAGCTGGAAAGGGGTTACTGGATAAGCAAGCCGGTTATAGAAACATAAAGGCCATAATACCTTCAGGTTCTGGATATAGTCTCGTTGATTTTACAACTTCCCAGAGATCCAAGTTTCAGTCTTATTTGGGTGTGAGCGGAACTGTTAATTTTATAGACTCCTTGATAAACTACGTAAGGGGAGTTGATTACCAGAATCCTTATTGGAGGTATAGAACCTTTGAACCGGGTAAGGTCTGGAAGCTCGGCGACATCGTTTACTCAACTCCAACCTATGTGGGTAAACCTACGGAGCGATATGATTTAATTTATGATGACCTCTCCTACCGCGAGTTTTACAGTCAAAAGAAGGATAGGAGGAACATACTCCTTGTTGGTGCCAATGACGGCATGCTCCACGCCTTCAATGCAGGAATTTTTGACACACTAAACAGAAAAGTTGGTGGCCTTGGAAAGCCACTGGGAGATGAGTTGTGGGCTGTTATACCAATGAATCTTCTTCCTCACCTTAAATGGTTGAGAGATCCACAATACTGCCATGTTTACTATGTGGATTTAAAACCCAAGGTCACCGATGTAAGGATTTTCAGCAATGACCGAGACCATCCAGAGGGTTGGGGTACAGTGGCCATTGTTGGTATGAGATTTGGTGGAACACCAATCACTATTTCAAGTGGTACTTTTACCTCTTCGTACTTTGCCCTTGATATCTCAAATCCAGATAACCCTGCTGTTTTGTGGGAATTTACAGATCCAGACCTCGGGTACACTATTTCTTACCCTTCGGTGCTAAAGGTGGTTGAAGGTGAAGAGGAGAAGTGGTTTGTAGTTTTTGGCTCAGGCACCAATACTACCCCAACAGGTCATACATCGACAAAACATGCCTATTTTTATGTTCTCGATCTTAAGAGTGGTCAAATGCTGAGAAAGATAGAGATACCTTATCCTAATAACCAGACTTTAGGTGCTTTTTGTGGAAATCCTATTTCAGTAGACGTTAAATTAGATTACAGCGTTGATGTCGTTTACCTTCCTGTTACATACATTGAAAAATCGGGCAATACAACCATTGACAAGGGAGCCTTGTATAGGATTGTGATCAATAACAGTATAGATCCTCTTGATTGGCAGCTTTCTATGGCTTTCCAGCTCGATGCACCACTCACTTCAGGCGCGGCAGCTTCCATGGACGAATATGGCAATCTCTGGGTATTCTTTGGATCTGGTAAGTACTTTACGGATGCCGATGAAACTGACACGAGAACGAATTATTTTGTTGGTTTTAAAGACAATTACTGGAATGGAGGCTGGAATTCACAAACTTCACCCAGTTATACATTATCGAATTTGTTGGATGCAACAAACATTAAGGTAAAGATTGACACTTCAGGTGCTGCCACCGTTGAAAATATTCCAGGAATGGGTAATCTCTCCTTCCAGGCATTTGTGGATTCTGTTAACTTAAAATATAAGGGCTGGTACGTGAAACTCTTAAATGGTGAGAAGTCACTTAATTTCCCTCTCGTTCTTGGTGGTGCTGTGCTTTTCACCACTTACAGGGTTAATCCTGATCCCTGTGGATTTGGTGGTGAGGGATGGCTTTATGTGCTATTCTACAAGACGGGAACTGCTTATTCAAACGCGCCTCTTGGTCTTACGGAGCAGAGAGAGGCTATCACGAAAGAAAAGGTTGAGGGTATGCCTGCATCCCCCGCTGTTCAGATTGGCTCAAGGGAGGAAGCAACCGCCTTTGTACAGACATCAACAGGTGAGGTGGTGCAGATTCAAACGGAGCTTCCGTTTAGTCCGAAGAGTGGTGCTAGAATTTGGAGACCTGCTAATTTCTAA
- the pilO gene encoding type 4a pilus biogenesis protein PilO has protein sequence MERLKTPAAVWLIAVIVYVLTFIFLWNSMYASKARELKKVESAYKAQYSKVQSLREYVKDYDKIIREKDSLLALWEETQKYLPQEEKMEEWLSQLTGMAITSGVKITSFKPQNPTIKELYIEYPISLEVTGGFHELGTFISFIANSERIMTVDNLQIERTSGSESSQTVKAKLRIICYIYNPQASATAGGKK, from the coding sequence ATGGAGAGATTAAAAACACCTGCAGCCGTTTGGCTAATAGCGGTTATAGTTTACGTTCTCACCTTCATCTTTCTCTGGAATTCGATGTATGCGTCGAAGGCCAGAGAATTGAAGAAGGTTGAGAGCGCTTATAAAGCTCAATACTCTAAGGTGCAGAGTTTAAGGGAATACGTTAAAGACTATGACAAGATAATAAGAGAGAAGGATTCACTGCTTGCTCTATGGGAAGAGACGCAGAAATATCTGCCTCAAGAAGAGAAAATGGAAGAGTGGCTTTCTCAGCTAACGGGAATGGCAATCACTTCAGGTGTCAAAATTACAAGTTTCAAACCCCAAAATCCGACTATTAAAGAGCTTTACATTGAGTATCCCATATCTTTGGAGGTTACGGGAGGATTCCACGAGCTTGGCACCTTTATAAGTTTTATTGCTAATTCCGAAAGAATAATGACAGTTGATAACCTTCAGATAGAGAGGACAAGTGGCTCTGAAAGTAGCCAAACGGTGAAAGCAAAACTGCGGATCATCTGCTATATCTATAATCCACAAGCCTCCGCAACAGCAGGAGGTAAAAAATGA
- a CDS encoding type II secretion system protein codes for MRKRKGGFSLIELVVALSILTIGLLGVIPLAITTIRLNSLQNQMLNAKYLAERHSERLKSLSFDAPELTNDGDNNDLGDTLNPDHREVQTLDNVQYDILWNVADNPDGTKTLRTIVRWFDARSGRQREYVVETVRSSYEM; via the coding sequence ATGAGGAAAAGAAAAGGAGGGTTTTCCCTTATTGAGCTTGTGGTTGCCCTCTCTATTTTGACCATAGGCCTTTTAGGGGTTATTCCTCTTGCGATTACCACAATAAGGTTGAACAGTCTGCAAAATCAGATGTTGAATGCAAAATATCTTGCGGAGAGGCATTCTGAGAGACTCAAAAGTCTCTCTTTTGATGCCCCGGAACTTACAAATGATGGCGATAACAATGACCTTGGTGATACCTTAAATCCCGACCACAGGGAAGTTCAGACTCTTGATAATGTCCAATATGACATTTTGTGGAACGTTGCAGACAATCCCGATGGCACGAAAACCCTAAGAACTATTGTACGCTGGTTTGATGCAAGGAGTGGAAGGCAGAGGGAATATGTAGTTGAAACAGTGAGGAGTTCTTATGAAATGTAG
- a CDS encoding AMIN domain-containing protein, with product MRKVILILSVLLFTGGAFAHNLLKAYAIKDVPEGISIELEFSEGIPEFRHFTLTNPPRIVVDLVNVAYGLGEKVFVVGKGGIERMRGAQFQREPVPIARIVLDVDGFRTYNISQSEGKLVIHVGGLSEEPYKNEASELPSPSGENEGIKESKKPQYKIEFGEKYFYSSRGKKDPFQPESLEGEEELLNVSEAKLLGIIKTDEGNIALLQDRRGVGYVLKEGDRVRNGRVVRIESDRVIFATVDFGFTRRIELKLEEEKK from the coding sequence ATGAGAAAAGTAATATTAATTTTATCTGTTTTGCTCTTTACAGGTGGAGCTTTTGCCCATAATCTACTAAAGGCTTATGCAATCAAAGATGTGCCTGAAGGTATTTCCATAGAGCTTGAATTTTCTGAGGGTATACCGGAATTCAGGCATTTTACCCTTACCAATCCTCCAAGAATTGTTGTAGACCTCGTTAACGTTGCCTATGGTCTTGGTGAAAAAGTCTTTGTGGTTGGAAAGGGTGGAATAGAAAGGATGAGAGGTGCTCAGTTCCAGAGGGAACCTGTTCCAATTGCCAGGATAGTTCTTGATGTTGACGGCTTCAGAACTTACAATATATCACAGTCTGAGGGTAAGCTCGTAATCCATGTCGGTGGACTTTCTGAAGAACCTTACAAAAACGAAGCCTCTGAATTACCGTCTCCCTCAGGAGAGAATGAAGGAATCAAAGAGTCTAAAAAGCCTCAATATAAAATTGAATTTGGGGAGAAATATTTCTACTCCTCCCGTGGGAAGAAGGACCCTTTCCAGCCAGAATCCTTAGAAGGAGAAGAAGAACTCTTGAATGTAAGTGAAGCTAAACTCCTTGGCATAATTAAAACTGACGAAGGCAACATTGCCCTTCTCCAGGACAGGAGGGGGGTAGGCTACGTTTTAAAAGAGGGGGATAGGGTAAGAAACGGTCGGGTTGTCAGAATTGAATCCGACCGGGTGATTTTTGCGACCGTTGATTTTGGCTTTACAAGAAGAATTGAACTTAAATTAGAGGAAGAGAAGAAATAA
- a CDS encoding PilW family protein: protein MKCSIKRGVTLIELIVAMAILSLLLTAVFVVYRSQLRTATTQRSISILQTDIQQALNIMKFDVLMAGYGVPASDIPITGINRTDGADVLNLMSTGFIVGGTTRWSYTMDVFGSDQIIVRRWGDERVDLKVGDQILIMDDRKKLIIYQPLEVREREELTYNNQPAYRITLSGNVQTAAGNFVYVVPQGQIQRVQYTLRNDTLLRGDAPFLTGVEDFQVSYWVDQNKNGIEDSGERVHNPQGINDFNQLLRSIRLNLVLVGAIDREYTYPQNQITVEDHTYNLSGDQLHRRRRFYTIDIKVRNVK, encoded by the coding sequence ATGAAATGTAGTATTAAACGAGGTGTAACTTTAATTGAGTTGATAGTTGCTATGGCTATTCTGAGTCTTCTGCTTACCGCGGTATTTGTTGTGTATCGTTCTCAGCTCAGGACCGCAACTACGCAGAGAAGTATTTCCATATTGCAGACAGACATCCAGCAGGCTTTGAACATAATGAAATTTGATGTTCTAATGGCGGGATATGGAGTTCCAGCCTCTGACATTCCTATAACGGGGATAAATAGGACAGATGGTGCAGATGTGCTGAACCTCATGAGCACCGGGTTTATTGTAGGGGGTACCACGAGATGGTCCTATACAATGGATGTTTTTGGCTCTGATCAAATTATTGTGAGACGTTGGGGAGATGAGAGAGTCGATTTAAAGGTTGGGGATCAGATATTGATTATGGATGATAGAAAAAAGTTGATTATTTATCAGCCACTTGAGGTTAGGGAGCGTGAAGAGTTGACTTACAATAACCAGCCTGCCTACAGAATTACTTTAAGTGGCAATGTCCAAACCGCAGCTGGAAACTTTGTCTATGTTGTTCCGCAGGGACAGATTCAAAGGGTTCAATATACTCTAAGAAACGATACCCTTTTAAGAGGGGATGCACCGTTTTTAACTGGTGTTGAGGATTTTCAGGTGTCTTACTGGGTGGATCAAAACAAAAACGGGATTGAGGATTCAGGTGAAAGGGTACATAATCCTCAGGGGATAAACGATTTTAATCAGCTTTTAAGGTCTATTAGGTTGAATTTAGTTCTTGTGGGTGCTATTGATAGGGAATACACATACCCCCAAAATCAGATCACCGTTGAAGATCATACCTATAATCTTTCTGGAGACCAGCTCCACCGGCGCAGAAGGTTTTACACCATTGATATAAAAGTGAGGAATGTAAAATGA
- a CDS encoding DnaA/Hda family protein, whose translation MIRKDAKIEDKTGVKVTFVELLEKSGVITKEALKNALAEQWERGGTLEEILVEKGFLNEEQLVKFILDSFPMLHYVSLKDIDIDPEAVEHTPARIARKYLVIPIRKKGKSLAVAMANPINREMLTELKNVTDLKIRPFISKVSEIKEAIEKYYAEAESEEKITEPFAGSKTKREIGVLIAKDKTFDSFIVDETNKHAFLLCKDIAETRGVGEKKVFLFGPDGCGKSHLLQSIANYILENEALRRFIYIDAYKFYSTLKELKTEREVDRYLEILSDVDILLFDDLDFLVGKDFAQDALLTVLSDLISRDKQAVITSAYPLKNMPTLNRKLKQLLTEFMTIGIEEPSADLKRKVARVFAGEEGLPSSVIDQVASKPGLNLKKIETIVRELLTYKRLGERIDENLLNKVVGAFIEAGK comes from the coding sequence ATGATAAGGAAAGATGCAAAAATTGAAGACAAAACAGGTGTTAAGGTAACCTTTGTGGAGCTTCTGGAGAAGAGTGGCGTTATTACAAAAGAGGCTCTCAAAAATGCGCTCGCTGAACAATGGGAAAGAGGAGGAACCCTTGAAGAAATCTTGGTAGAGAAGGGATTCTTAAATGAAGAGCAACTCGTGAAGTTCATTCTTGATAGTTTCCCTATGCTCCATTATGTAAGCCTTAAGGATATTGACATCGATCCTGAGGCGGTGGAGCATACACCCGCAAGGATTGCGAGAAAATATCTAGTGATTCCTATACGGAAGAAGGGCAAATCCCTTGCGGTGGCAATGGCAAATCCCATAAATAGGGAAATGCTCACTGAACTTAAGAATGTTACTGATCTGAAAATAAGACCATTTATATCAAAGGTTAGTGAGATAAAGGAGGCTATAGAAAAGTATTATGCAGAAGCGGAGTCAGAGGAAAAGATTACCGAGCCCTTTGCGGGTTCTAAAACGAAGAGAGAAATAGGTGTGCTGATAGCCAAAGATAAAACCTTCGACAGTTTTATTGTAGATGAAACTAATAAGCATGCTTTTCTTTTATGCAAAGATATAGCTGAAACGAGAGGGGTGGGGGAGAAAAAAGTATTTTTATTTGGGCCTGATGGTTGCGGGAAATCCCACTTACTCCAATCTATAGCAAATTATATCCTTGAGAATGAAGCTTTGCGAAGGTTCATTTACATTGATGCTTATAAATTTTATTCGACTCTTAAAGAGCTTAAGACCGAAAGGGAAGTGGATAGATACCTTGAGATTTTAAGCGATGTTGATATCCTTCTCTTTGACGACCTCGATTTTCTTGTGGGTAAAGATTTTGCACAGGATGCGCTACTCACCGTTCTGTCAGACCTAATTTCCAGGGACAAGCAGGCGGTAATAACTTCTGCTTATCCTTTAAAGAATATGCCTACGTTAAATCGCAAGTTGAAGCAGTTGTTAACGGAATTTATGACCATAGGTATTGAAGAACCCTCAGCGGATCTTAAGAGGAAGGTTGCGAGGGTGTTTGCAGGAGAGGAAGGCCTTCCTTCAAGTGTGATTGACCAGGTCGCCAGTAAGCCCGGTTTAAACCTCAAGAAAATTGAGACAATAGTCCGAGAACTATTAACCTATAAGAGATTGGGTGAAAGAATTGATGAGAATCTTTTAAATAAGGTGGTTGGGGCCTTTATTGAGGCAGGTAAATAA
- the pilM gene encoding pilus assembly protein PilM, producing the protein MALLGKIGKGKAKGPIVVIDIGSRYVKAALFSRVKKDLVMIAYALEKVPPDVILGKDIIDRQVLIDKTRDVYAKLGTDSTQAVVSIAGGEVKSKAMVIPYYKKKEKLAEAVDWKIKEELHVDPTEIVRDYEILGVSQIAESVDILVGTAKLSFIYDVLDIVRAAGLEPILVTTDLISLFRVIEALDLKNLPGDNVFLHMGYEVTLLIHIKDGQIQQMIEIPTGVKSYVDNLSRFFDLRVEEAEEVVLTGPTAAIEKSAFDDTMDSLHDRFLSPEKYVPALTEGSRKFNIYVSGGGSKLYGLENFIKSKYGVDIKYLDITSLFSIEEGVRDLKNNAPLLTIVVGSALHFYKKEHRVNLLPIEAGMEAVPAVEEVSLLPHLVGALSVWLLILISIIVLSLGTARRISGLKKQIAQLQAEEVELQKKADEIRGFKQEIEDARRKLDLIAQLQKGRTKYVQLLDEINRVIPSGCWLESLTRSGDVLNISGGAVSNMRISQFMSNLRRSPIVDSVSLLSIEVAGGQEEKYASFQLSVKLK; encoded by the coding sequence ATGGCCTTATTAGGTAAGATTGGAAAGGGGAAGGCAAAGGGCCCAATTGTCGTAATTGACATTGGGTCGCGGTATGTTAAAGCCGCGCTTTTCAGCAGAGTCAAGAAAGATCTGGTAATGATAGCCTATGCGCTCGAAAAGGTTCCACCTGACGTGATTCTCGGTAAAGACATCATAGACAGGCAGGTCTTGATTGACAAAACAAGGGATGTCTATGCAAAGCTCGGGACAGATTCAACTCAAGCAGTGGTAAGTATCGCCGGTGGAGAGGTTAAATCGAAGGCAATGGTTATTCCATATTACAAGAAAAAGGAAAAACTGGCAGAAGCCGTTGACTGGAAGATCAAGGAAGAGCTACACGTTGATCCTACGGAAATTGTTAGGGATTATGAAATACTTGGAGTGAGTCAAATCGCAGAATCGGTTGACATTCTTGTTGGAACTGCTAAGTTGAGCTTTATATACGACGTCCTTGATATTGTGAGAGCTGCTGGTCTTGAGCCCATCCTTGTCACAACGGACCTGATATCTCTGTTCAGAGTTATTGAAGCGCTCGATCTTAAAAATCTTCCCGGAGACAATGTCTTTCTCCACATGGGTTACGAGGTAACATTACTGATTCATATCAAAGACGGCCAGATTCAACAAATGATAGAAATACCAACAGGTGTAAAATCATATGTAGATAACCTTTCAAGGTTTTTTGATCTAAGAGTCGAAGAGGCGGAAGAAGTAGTTTTAACTGGCCCAACGGCTGCTATTGAAAAGTCAGCCTTTGATGACACAATGGATTCTCTTCATGATAGGTTCTTATCGCCGGAAAAATATGTACCTGCTTTGACAGAAGGCTCCCGAAAATTTAACATATACGTATCAGGCGGTGGAAGCAAACTGTACGGACTTGAAAATTTCATTAAAAGCAAGTACGGGGTCGATATAAAGTATCTTGATATAACGAGCCTCTTTTCCATTGAAGAGGGTGTAAGGGATTTGAAAAATAATGCACCACTCCTAACGATTGTTGTAGGTAGTGCCCTTCACTTTTACAAGAAAGAACACAGAGTAAACTTACTGCCCATAGAAGCGGGTATGGAAGCGGTACCGGCTGTGGAAGAGGTCTCTTTACTACCTCACCTCGTTGGTGCTCTTTCCGTGTGGCTCCTTATCCTTATTAGCATAATAGTTTTATCATTGGGAACAGCCAGAAGAATTTCTGGTTTAAAGAAGCAAATAGCGCAGCTGCAAGCCGAAGAGGTTGAGCTCCAGAAAAAGGCTGATGAGATAAGGGGGTTCAAACAAGAGATTGAGGATGCAAGGAGGAAACTGGATTTGATTGCCCAATTGCAGAAAGGTAGGACGAAATACGTCCAGCTCCTTGATGAGATAAACAGAGTCATTCCTTCGGGTTGCTGGCTTGAGTCTTTAACAAGAAGCGGAGATGTCTTAAATATTTCAGGCGGGGCGGTTTCAAATATGAGAATATCACAATTTATGAGCAATTTGAGAAGGTCTCCCATTGTGGATTCTGTAAGCCTCCTGTCCATAGAAGTTGCGGGTGGTCAGGAGGAGAAATATGCCAGTTTTCAATTAAGTGTTAAATTGAAGTAA
- a CDS encoding secretin N-terminal domain-containing protein has translation MRLFKKLGLLLLATALVYAQEARMTMSVEQADIRTVLRAFAEVGKVNIITTPSVNQKVSFNIKDVPWRLALKSLLDAYGLAMIESEGVITIMTQQEFGQLKTAADLDLKVMKVRYADARKVAEVLKSQLSPRGDIKIDETSNALIVTDLRVNLYKVEELLSQIDKPYPQVLITGRIVEVDYNESRKLGTEIRGMRFGNPSVEAATYNLPQHSVPMAENPSYLTVHYLGSKALQVQAAIDALEGQSKANTISEPKIMVLDNEKASIYSKIRVPVTSRDMAGNTIVQFEETGVLLEVTPHIIPDGKVVMNIKTETGDLTGYSATGQPITSKRGAETKVTVADGETVMIGGVIIEKDKRAKQGLPLILRVPVLRYFFGRDQVDKGKSEILIFLTPNIVKE, from the coding sequence ATGAGGTTATTTAAAAAACTTGGCCTTTTGCTTCTTGCAACTGCATTAGTTTACGCCCAGGAAGCCAGAATGACGATGAGTGTTGAGCAGGCCGACATAAGGACAGTGCTCAGGGCCTTTGCTGAAGTAGGAAAAGTTAACATCATTACTACACCTTCGGTTAATCAGAAGGTAAGTTTTAATATTAAGGACGTACCTTGGAGATTGGCACTAAAATCTCTTCTTGATGCCTATGGACTGGCAATGATTGAAAGTGAAGGTGTGATAACAATAATGACTCAGCAGGAATTTGGACAGCTTAAAACTGCTGCTGATCTTGACCTAAAAGTTATGAAAGTGAGGTACGCTGATGCACGAAAGGTGGCCGAAGTATTAAAATCCCAGCTTTCTCCGAGGGGTGATATAAAAATTGACGAGACATCCAATGCTTTGATAGTAACCGATTTAAGGGTAAATCTATATAAAGTTGAGGAATTGTTAAGCCAGATAGATAAACCCTATCCTCAGGTCCTAATTACGGGTAGAATAGTTGAGGTGGATTACAATGAGTCGCGCAAGCTGGGAACAGAAATCCGCGGGATGAGATTTGGAAATCCATCGGTGGAGGCTGCAACCTATAACCTTCCTCAACATAGTGTTCCAATGGCAGAAAATCCGAGCTATTTAACGGTACATTATCTTGGTTCTAAAGCACTTCAAGTACAGGCGGCTATTGACGCTCTTGAAGGGCAAAGCAAGGCTAATACCATCTCAGAACCTAAGATAATGGTTCTTGATAACGAAAAAGCATCTATTTACTCAAAGATCAGGGTGCCGGTGACATCGAGAGATATGGCGGGTAATACAATAGTCCAGTTTGAGGAAACAGGGGTACTCCTTGAGGTAACTCCTCACATTATACCCGATGGTAAAGTTGTAATGAACATAAAGACGGAAACGGGTGATCTAACCGGTTATTCAGCTACAGGACAGCCAATTACTTCCAAGAGAGGTGCAGAGACAAAAGTGACAGTTGCCGACGGTGAAACGGTGATGATAGGAGGTGTGATCATTGAAAAGGATAAGAGGGCGAAACAAGGGCTCCCTCTGATTCTGAGGGTTCCGGTTTTGAGATACTTCTTTGGAAGAGACCAGGTAGACAAAGGTAAGTCAGAAATTTTGATCTTTCTTACTCCAAACATTGTGAAGGAGTAA